A single region of the Triplophysa dalaica isolate WHDGS20190420 chromosome 15, ASM1584641v1, whole genome shotgun sequence genome encodes:
- the LOC130436460 gene encoding prosaposin-like produces the protein MLRNIIFIACLLCSVCAAHWEIREVESSEDVDDMPADGMTKQKLPGLCWVCKWVMNKVKKRVTVNSTPDEIKTKLFATCDQIGFMKKECKKFIQKYMSTLVEELSTTDGPKTICTSIRACKSKSAFLKDFIL, from the exons ATGCTCCGCAACATCATTTTTATCGCCTGTCTCTTATGTTCAG TGTGTGCAGCTCACTGGGAGATTCGAGAAGTGGAGTCTTCCGAGGATGTCGATGACATGCCG GCGGACGGAATGACAAAACAGAAGCTGCCTGGCCTTTGTTGGGTGTGTAAGTGGGTCATGAACAAGGTGAAAAAAAGGGTCACCGTGAACTCAACACCG GACGAAATTAAAACGAAGCTGTTTGCCACCTGTGATCAAATTGGCTTTATGAAGAAAGAGTGCAAGAAGTTCATTCAGAAGTACATGAGCACTTTGGTTGAGGAACTCAGCACCACTGATGGTCCAAAGACCATCTGCACCAGCATACGCGCCTGCAA gTCAAAATCGGCATTCTTAAAGGATTTCATTCTTTAA